The proteins below are encoded in one region of Magnetospirillum sp. WYHS-4:
- a CDS encoding alpha/beta hydrolase: MAKWRARLNSRALCLSFFCLLAAGGCREYFDPTGVVLDQVKASGWKESPIDVGPFVLTSFQKASSSPARELRVYIEGDGNAFSPRGLPTGDPTPLRPIALDLALADSSPAVAYLGRPCQYTMERWGKGCDVRMWTSHRFSEEAIAGTDRAIGHLKKKSGADQVVLIGFSGGGALAALVAARRDDVAVLATVAGTLDHEIWTRHHGVQPMQGSKNPAGAATRIKGLPQVHFVGADDRIMPRLVADSYMRSLGADHAARLVVVPDQEHECCWAKVWPALLRQLPSPRPQS; the protein is encoded by the coding sequence GGCGGCCGGCGGTTGCCGGGAGTACTTCGATCCCACCGGCGTCGTGCTGGACCAGGTCAAGGCCAGTGGCTGGAAGGAAAGCCCGATCGATGTCGGGCCCTTCGTCCTCACGTCCTTTCAGAAGGCCTCGTCTTCCCCGGCCCGCGAACTCCGGGTCTATATCGAGGGGGACGGCAACGCCTTCTCGCCCCGCGGGCTGCCGACCGGGGACCCGACTCCGCTGCGCCCCATCGCCCTCGATCTTGCCCTGGCCGATTCCTCTCCCGCCGTGGCCTATCTCGGCCGTCCCTGCCAATACACGATGGAACGGTGGGGCAAGGGCTGCGATGTCCGGATGTGGACCAGCCATCGGTTCTCCGAGGAGGCGATCGCCGGGACCGACCGGGCCATCGGCCACCTGAAGAAGAAGAGCGGCGCCGATCAAGTCGTCCTGATCGGCTTTTCCGGGGGCGGCGCCCTGGCCGCGCTGGTGGCGGCTCGCCGCGACGACGTGGCGGTCCTGGCGACCGTGGCGGGAACGCTGGATCACGAAATTTGGACCCGCCACCACGGCGTCCAGCCCATGCAGGGTTCCAAGAATCCGGCCGGCGCCGCGACCCGGATCAAAGGCCTGCCCCAGGTGCACTTCGTCGGTGCCGACGACCGAATCATGCCGCGTCTGGTGGCCGATTCCTATATGCGCTCCCTGGGCGCCGATCATGCCGCGCGGCTGGTGGTGGTTCCTGACCAGGAACACGAGTGCTGCTGGGCCAAGGTCTGGCCGGCCTTACTGCGCCAACTCCCGTCTCCCCGCCCCCAGTCCTGA
- a CDS encoding ABC transporter ATP-binding protein/permease, which translates to MPPPADPSGPRDDLWTLKALLPYLWPPGEVELRVRVVAALVLLVAAKVGTVGVPLLLKQAVDALATRGVGAMVAVPLGLILAYGAVRAGAQLFRELQDALFAKVSQRAMRASALATFRHLHRLSLRFHLERQTGGLSRAIERGTRGIEIVLRLMLFSIGPVILEIGLVAAVLWSLFDARFALATLGTVALYGAWTLTLTEWRNRIRRRMNESDSLAHSKAIDSLLNYETVKYFGNEEHEARRFDQSLAAYESAAVRTRTSLALLNSGQGLIIAAGVTLVMAMAADGVADGRMTVGDFVLVNTYLLQLYLPLNFLGTVYREIKHALVDMESMFRLLTREVEVPDRPEAPALVLDGAEIVFDDVGFHYDSRRPILAGLSFTVPAGKTVALVGPSGGGKSTVAKLLFRFYDVTGGRILVDGQDLREVTQASLRAAIGIVPQDTVLFNDSIRYNIGYGDPAAAQDDIEAAARLAHIDGFVGSLPDGYATVVGERGLKLSGGEKQRVAIARTILKRPRILVFDEATSALDSRTEREIQGNLEEVAAGHTTLVIAHRLSTVVGAHEILVLEEGRIAERGTHLELLLAGGRYAEMWARQQAAAPEAG; encoded by the coding sequence ATGCCGCCGCCCGCCGATCCGTCCGGGCCGCGCGACGATCTTTGGACGCTGAAGGCGCTGCTTCCTTATCTGTGGCCGCCGGGGGAGGTCGAACTGCGCGTCCGTGTCGTCGCCGCACTCGTGCTGCTGGTGGCGGCAAAGGTTGGTACCGTGGGAGTGCCGCTGCTGCTCAAGCAGGCCGTCGACGCCTTGGCGACGCGGGGCGTCGGGGCGATGGTGGCTGTGCCTCTTGGCCTGATCCTCGCCTACGGGGCCGTTCGCGCCGGCGCGCAGTTGTTTCGCGAACTCCAGGACGCCTTGTTCGCCAAGGTATCTCAACGGGCCATGCGGGCCTCGGCCTTGGCGACCTTTCGGCACCTGCACCGGCTCAGTCTGCGGTTCCACCTGGAACGGCAGACCGGCGGCCTCAGTCGGGCCATCGAACGCGGCACCCGGGGAATCGAGATCGTTCTGCGGTTGATGCTGTTCAGCATCGGGCCGGTGATCCTGGAAATCGGTCTGGTGGCGGCCGTGCTTTGGTCGTTGTTCGACGCCCGCTTCGCCCTTGCGACCCTGGGTACGGTGGCGCTCTATGGCGCCTGGACCCTGACGCTGACCGAATGGCGCAACCGCATCCGGCGGCGGATGAACGAAAGCGACAGTCTGGCTCATTCCAAGGCCATCGATTCCCTGCTCAACTACGAGACGGTCAAGTATTTCGGCAACGAGGAGCACGAGGCCCGGCGGTTCGATCAGTCCCTCGCGGCCTACGAATCCGCGGCGGTCCGTACCCGGACATCGCTGGCTTTGTTGAATTCCGGGCAGGGCCTTATCATCGCGGCCGGCGTGACGCTGGTGATGGCCATGGCCGCCGACGGCGTGGCGGACGGGCGCATGACCGTGGGCGACTTCGTGCTGGTCAATACCTACCTGCTTCAGCTCTACCTGCCGCTGAACTTCCTTGGAACCGTCTACAGGGAGATCAAGCACGCCCTGGTGGACATGGAATCCATGTTCCGCCTGTTGACGCGTGAGGTGGAGGTGCCGGACCGGCCGGAGGCGCCGGCCCTTGTCCTGGACGGCGCGGAAATCGTTTTCGACGACGTGGGCTTCCACTACGATTCCCGGCGGCCGATCCTGGCGGGACTGTCCTTCACCGTCCCGGCGGGTAAGACCGTGGCATTGGTGGGCCCCAGCGGCGGCGGCAAGTCGACCGTCGCCAAGCTGCTTTTCCGCTTCTACGACGTCACCGGCGGCCGGATTCTCGTCGACGGCCAGGATCTCCGGGAGGTGACCCAGGCATCGCTGCGGGCCGCCATCGGCATCGTGCCCCAGGACACGGTGCTGTTCAACGACAGCATCCGCTACAATATCGGCTACGGCGACCCGGCGGCGGCCCAGGACGATATCGAAGCGGCCGCCCGCCTCGCCCATATCGACGGTTTCGTGGGCTCGCTGCCCGACGGCTATGCCACGGTGGTCGGTGAACGGGGCCTGAAGCTGTCGGGGGGCGAGAAGCAGCGGGTCGCCATCGCCCGCACCATCCTGAAGCGACCCCGCATCCTGGTCTTCGACGAAGCCACCTCCGCCCTCGATTCCCGCACCGAACGGGAGATTCAGGGAAACCTGGAGGAAGTCGCGGCCGGGCATACCACCCTGGTCATTGCCCACCGCTTGTCGACCGTCGTGGGGGCGCACGAGATTCTGGTGCTGGAGGAAGGTCGGATCGCCGAACGGGGAACCCACCTGGAATTGTTGCTGGCCGGCGGCCGCTACGCCGAGATGTGGGCGCGCCAGCAAGCGGCGGCGCCGGAGGCCGGCTGA
- a CDS encoding response regulator encodes MNGLEDRILKAKILVVDDNPVNVALLCAILENAGYVRVDATSDPRKVEGLFRERHHDLILLDIRMPYLDGIQVMEILKRDLGDDYLPVLVLTAQTDQETRRRALDMGAKDFLTKPFEQWEVLLRIRNMLEARIYYSNQRLRAEELEAVVRERTQEVRQTQLEIVRRLGRAGEFRDNETGAHVIRMSRASQMLALAAGWTEAQAETILYASPMHDVGKIGIPDAVLLKPGRLDPEERRIMERHVTIGADILEGHDSELMRMARSIALTHHEKWDGSGYPNGLKGEDIPFEGRIGAVCDVFDALTSARPYKQPWPLEQAVLFLKENAGIHFDPLLVDLFERIAEDVFRLREQFPDGE; translated from the coding sequence GTGAACGGACTCGAGGACCGCATCCTGAAAGCGAAGATCCTGGTTGTCGACGACAATCCGGTGAACGTGGCGCTGTTGTGCGCGATCCTGGAGAACGCCGGCTACGTCCGCGTGGATGCAACCTCCGATCCCCGCAAGGTGGAGGGATTGTTCAGGGAACGCCACCACGACCTGATCCTGCTCGATATCCGCATGCCGTATCTGGACGGCATCCAAGTGATGGAAATCCTCAAACGCGACCTGGGCGACGACTATCTGCCGGTTCTGGTGCTCACCGCCCAAACCGACCAGGAAACCCGCCGCCGCGCCCTCGACATGGGCGCCAAGGACTTCCTGACCAAGCCCTTCGAGCAGTGGGAAGTCCTGCTGCGCATCCGCAACATGCTGGAAGCTCGCATTTATTACAGCAATCAACGCCTGCGGGCGGAGGAGTTGGAGGCGGTCGTGCGGGAACGGACCCAGGAAGTCCGCCAAACCCAGTTGGAGATCGTGCGCCGCCTGGGCCGCGCCGGGGAATTCCGCGACAACGAGACCGGGGCCCACGTCATCCGCATGAGTCGCGCCTCCCAGATGCTGGCGCTGGCCGCCGGCTGGACCGAAGCCCAGGCGGAGACCATCCTCTATGCCAGTCCGATGCACGACGTCGGCAAGATCGGCATTCCCGACGCGGTGCTGCTGAAGCCCGGACGCCTCGATCCCGAAGAGCGCCGGATCATGGAACGTCATGTCACCATCGGTGCCGATATCCTGGAAGGGCACGATTCCGAACTGATGCGCATGGCCCGGTCCATCGCTCTCACCCACCACGAGAAATGGGACGGCAGCGGCTATCCCAATGGACTTAAGGGCGAGGACATCCCCTTCGAAGGGCGCATTGGCGCGGTTTGCGACGTTTTCGACGCCCTGACTTCGGCCCGGCCCTACAAGCAGCCTTGGCCCCTCGAACAGGCCGTCCTGTTCCTGAAGGAGAATGCGGGGATTCACTTCGACCCGTTGCTGGTCGACCTGTTCGAGCGGATCGCCGAGGATGTCTTCAGGCTCCGCGAGCAATTCCCGGACGGGGAATGA
- the cbiM gene encoding cobalt transporter CbiM translates to MAHLVDGILTAPVIVGATLLTAGGVAMGLRRLEADHLPKAALLGSAFFVASLVHVPIGPSSAHLLLNGTIGLLLGWRAFPVILVGILLQAVLFGYGGLTVAGVNTLVMAGPAVAVHLLLCPWVRRAPPPSYALLGGLAGAGGIALTAASVGLALALSGREFLPAAGAVFLAHLPIMVVEALLAGAVLQLLGTVRPDLIIPRPGIARGA, encoded by the coding sequence CTCCGGTAATCGTCGGCGCGACCCTGCTGACGGCGGGCGGCGTGGCGATGGGGCTGCGGCGGCTGGAGGCCGACCACCTTCCGAAGGCCGCCCTGCTCGGATCGGCCTTTTTCGTCGCCTCGCTCGTTCATGTGCCCATCGGGCCGTCCAGCGCCCATCTGTTGCTCAACGGGACCATCGGGCTTTTGCTCGGCTGGCGGGCTTTTCCGGTGATCCTGGTGGGGATTTTGCTGCAAGCCGTGCTGTTCGGGTATGGCGGCCTGACCGTGGCCGGGGTCAACACCCTGGTCATGGCCGGACCGGCGGTCGCCGTGCATCTTCTGCTCTGTCCCTGGGTGCGCCGTGCGCCGCCTCCCTCCTACGCGCTGCTCGGCGGGCTCGCCGGAGCGGGCGGCATCGCGCTGACGGCAGCCTCGGTGGGGCTGGCCTTGGCACTGAGTGGACGAGAGTTCCTGCCGGCCGCCGGCGCGGTCTTCCTTGCCCATCTGCCGATCATGGTAGTCGAAGCCCTGCTGGCGGGCGCCGTGCTGCAACTGTTGGGAACCGTGCGGCCCGACTTGATCATTCCCCGTCCGGGAATTGCTCGCGGAGCCTGA